A part of Planctomycetota bacterium genomic DNA contains:
- a CDS encoding gamma-glutamyltransferase family protein, translating into MNISLPLGVALVVLVLIAHVLDAEAAQVAPRRDDGLPKATRPEVYAPRAMAATSHPLATQAALDVMRAGGSAVDGAIAANACLGLMEPTGCGVGGDLFAIVWDPKTQKLHGYNGSGRSPAGVTLDDLTAILAERGLSQIPTDGPLCTTVPGCVDAWFALHEKFGDAPIADVLAPAIRYARDGFPLSPRIAEAWSISHRKFSGKPAFPGYNAVFASRRTDSEHPLPPRVGELHTNPALAATLERLVSHGRDGFYAGEVPATVESHLARVLGRPWLTAHDFAAHRGEWVEPVSANYRGYDVWELPPNGQGIAALQILKVLETFDLRAMGWGSADYVHAFVEAKKLAFEDRARFYADPAFSPSPVARLISAEYAKERAARIDMNTAAPSVEPGAPLAGPDTIYLTVADERGMMVSLIQSNYRGMGSGMVPVRPRDKAAPTPAAPTPAAPTAADALGFMLQSLGEQFALRPDHPNAFAPAKRPFHTIIPAFITKDGTPWISFGLMGGAMQPQGHAQIVINLIDFGMSLQQAGDAPRIHHDGSTEPQGPVRPMADGGVLNLEPGFPAATIEELARRGHTLKPASTPTFGGYQAIRRMPAGVYEGASESRKDGHAAGY; encoded by the coding sequence ATGAACATCTCGCTCCCGCTCGGCGTGGCGCTCGTCGTCCTGGTGCTCATCGCGCACGTCCTCGACGCCGAGGCCGCGCAGGTCGCGCCGCGACGCGACGACGGGCTGCCCAAGGCCACGCGTCCGGAGGTCTACGCCCCGCGCGCCATGGCGGCGACCAGCCACCCCCTCGCAACGCAGGCCGCGCTGGACGTCATGCGCGCGGGCGGCTCCGCCGTCGACGGTGCAATCGCCGCCAACGCGTGCCTCGGGCTCATGGAGCCCACCGGCTGCGGCGTCGGTGGCGATCTCTTCGCCATCGTCTGGGATCCCAAGACGCAGAAGCTGCACGGCTACAACGGCTCGGGCCGCTCGCCCGCAGGCGTGACGCTCGACGACCTCACCGCCATCCTCGCGGAACGCGGGCTGTCGCAGATCCCCACCGACGGGCCCCTCTGCACGACGGTCCCCGGCTGCGTCGACGCGTGGTTCGCGCTGCACGAGAAGTTCGGCGACGCGCCCATCGCCGACGTGCTCGCGCCCGCGATCCGCTACGCGCGTGACGGCTTCCCGCTCTCGCCCCGCATCGCCGAGGCCTGGTCGATCTCGCACCGCAAGTTCTCGGGCAAGCCCGCCTTCCCCGGGTACAACGCGGTCTTCGCGTCGCGCCGCACCGACAGCGAGCACCCGCTCCCGCCGCGCGTCGGCGAACTGCACACGAACCCCGCCCTCGCCGCGACGCTCGAACGCCTGGTCTCGCACGGACGCGACGGCTTCTACGCCGGCGAGGTGCCCGCGACCGTCGAGTCACATCTCGCGCGCGTGCTCGGACGCCCCTGGCTCACCGCCCACGACTTCGCCGCCCATCGCGGCGAGTGGGTCGAGCCCGTCAGCGCCAACTACCGCGGCTACGACGTCTGGGAACTCCCGCCCAATGGCCAGGGCATCGCCGCTCTGCAGATCCTCAAAGTCCTCGAGACCTTCGACCTCCGCGCCATGGGCTGGGGCAGCGCCGACTACGTGCACGCCTTCGTCGAGGCCAAGAAACTCGCCTTCGAAGACCGCGCCCGCTTCTACGCCGATCCCGCGTTCAGCCCGTCGCCCGTGGCCAGGCTGATCTCCGCCGAGTACGCCAAAGAACGGGCCGCCCGCATCGACATGAACACCGCCGCGCCAAGCGTCGAGCCGGGCGCGCCCCTCGCCGGCCCCGACACCATCTACCTCACCGTCGCCGACGAACGCGGCATGATGGTCTCGCTCATCCAGTCCAACTACCGCGGCATGGGCTCGGGCATGGTCCCCGTCCGCCCGCGTGACAAGGCCGCCCCGACCCCGGCCGCCCCGACCCCGGCCGCCCCCACTGCGGCCGACGCCCTCGGCTTCATGCTCCAATCCCTCGGCGAGCAGTTCGCCCTCCGCCCCGATCACCCCAACGCCTTCGCACCCGCCAAGCGCCCCTTCCACACCATCATCCCCGCCTTCATCACCAAGGACGGCACGCCCTGGATCTCCTTCGGCCTCATGGGCGGCGCCATGCAGCCCCAGGGGCACGCCCAGATCGTCATCAACCTCATCGACTTCGGCATGTCTCTCCAGCAGGCCGGCGACGCGCCGCGCATCCATCACGACGGCTCCACCGAGCCGCAGGGCCCGGTCCGTCCCATGGCCGACGGGGGCGTGCTGAACCTCGAGCCCGGCTTCCCCGCGGCCACCATCGAAGAACTCGCCCGCCGCGGACACACGCTCAAGCCCGCCTCCACCCCGACGTTCGGCGGGTACCAGGCGATCCGCCGCATGCCCGCCGGCGTCTACGAAGGCGCGAGCGAGAGCCGCAAAGACGGACACGCAGCGGGGTACTAG
- a CDS encoding deoxyhypusine synthase, whose product MTQWTKADLLSRPVQHIDVTKFDARPVIKSYREMAYSSRTLAQASDIYSMMLKDRECAVILTLAGSLISAGLKKAVITLIEHNMVDAIVSTGANIVDQDFFEGLGFKHYIAPGSPEAPPVDDLTLRNLMIDRIYDTYINEDDLRACDARTHEIFNAFAPGAYSSREFIEAMGAYLANTPKLARYESIVKTCYQKRVPIFVPAFSDCSAGFGIVLHQTEALEQGRPMVAFDSGKDFRELTDIKLACKDTGLLMLGGGVPKNFAQDIVVAAELLNERKGGKARGDIGMHKYAVQMTVADARDGALSGSTLREACSWGKVDVVHEQMVFGELSALFPILASDAFHRGAWKGRKGFKFADLFEKGDGVPTFAPAPVRKRVAR is encoded by the coding sequence ATGACCCAGTGGACCAAGGCCGACCTGCTGTCGCGCCCCGTGCAGCACATCGACGTGACGAAGTTCGACGCGCGCCCGGTCATCAAGTCGTACCGCGAGATGGCGTACTCGTCGCGCACGCTCGCGCAGGCGAGCGACATCTACTCCATGATGCTCAAGGACCGCGAGTGCGCCGTCATCCTGACGCTCGCCGGCTCGCTCATCTCCGCGGGCCTCAAGAAGGCCGTCATCACGCTCATCGAGCACAACATGGTCGACGCCATCGTCTCGACGGGCGCGAACATCGTCGACCAGGACTTCTTCGAGGGCCTGGGCTTCAAGCACTACATCGCGCCGGGAAGCCCCGAGGCCCCGCCGGTCGACGACCTCACGCTCCGCAACCTGATGATCGACCGCATCTACGACACCTACATCAACGAGGACGACCTCCGCGCCTGCGACGCGCGCACCCACGAGATCTTCAACGCCTTCGCGCCGGGCGCGTACTCCAGCCGCGAGTTCATCGAGGCGATGGGCGCCTACCTCGCCAACACGCCCAAGCTCGCGCGCTACGAGAGCATCGTGAAGACCTGCTACCAGAAGCGCGTGCCCATCTTCGTGCCCGCCTTCTCCGACTGCTCCGCCGGGTTCGGCATCGTCCTGCACCAGACCGAGGCCTTGGAGCAGGGCCGCCCCATGGTCGCCTTCGACAGCGGCAAGGACTTCCGCGAACTCACCGACATCAAGCTCGCTTGCAAGGACACGGGCCTGCTCATGCTCGGCGGGGGCGTGCCCAAGAACTTCGCCCAGGACATCGTCGTCGCCGCCGAACTGCTGAACGAACGCAAGGGCGGCAAGGCCCGCGGCGACATCGGCATGCACAAGTACGCCGTCCAGATGACCGTCGCCGACGCGCGCGACGGCGCCCTCAGCGGCTCCACCCTCCGCGAGGCCTGCTCCTGGGGCAAGGTCGACGTCGTCCACGAGCAGATGGTCTTCGGCGAACTCTCCGCCCTCTTCCCCATCCTCGCCAGCGACGCCTTCCACCGCGGCGCCTGGAAGGGCCGCAAGGGATTCAAGTTCGCCGACCTCTTCGAAAAGGGCGACGGCGTGCCCACCTTCGCCCCCGCCCCGGTGCGCAAGCGCGTCGCGCGGTAA
- a CDS encoding alpha/beta hydrolase produces MRERMNQPSGLSLLTMLIACLLGPLAACAQTPAPPGQPPSQPTTQPPAQPGTPPGARVPPADAEPGDAPTVGGFRVTLDAALGAEGIKLYQGRVYVVLSKWNSPEPRTRMWDWFRPSQVFAKDIFGDGLRAGQSELVLGPGSLGFPKSFEEAEKGMYYAQAVARLSPDSNEPGKGVGDLYSEVTRVNFAEGGPGAGTIELKLSKRVQARDFPKADRVREYFHASPKLSAFFHRDVVVNCGVILPKDWSQTDTKTYPVLYFIGGFGGDHTFARQVHALTKGMEGADDVIIVVPDATNYRGHSVFADSANTGPWGAMLVQELLPAIDRDFGGNGRRYVTGISSGGWSSLWLQVTYPDAFAGCWSHCPDPVDFRDFQRINLYAPNANMYRDDAGERRPLARGPGGRTALYYDDFVAMETVMGPGGQIHSFEAVFSPKGRDGQPRPLFDRTTGAVDPETAKAWEAYDINLVLQRTWEHLGPKLAGKLRVYAGERDTFFLEGATKNLKQTLADLGSDAEVVVVEGMGHTLHGPGVRDMFQTIARENSAAAAPGEPGEPGEPGGK; encoded by the coding sequence ATGCGAGAGAGAATGAACCAACCGTCCGGCCTGTCGCTGCTCACGATGCTGATCGCGTGCCTCTTGGGCCCGCTGGCGGCGTGTGCGCAGACGCCTGCGCCTCCGGGCCAGCCCCCATCGCAGCCCACCACGCAACCACCCGCACAGCCCGGCACGCCGCCGGGCGCGCGCGTGCCACCCGCCGACGCCGAGCCGGGCGACGCGCCGACGGTCGGCGGCTTTCGGGTCACGCTCGATGCCGCGCTGGGCGCCGAGGGGATCAAGCTCTACCAGGGGCGGGTGTACGTGGTGCTGTCGAAGTGGAACAGCCCCGAGCCGCGGACGCGGATGTGGGACTGGTTCCGCCCGTCGCAGGTGTTCGCGAAGGACATCTTCGGCGACGGGCTGCGTGCCGGGCAGAGCGAGCTGGTGCTGGGACCGGGGAGCCTGGGGTTCCCCAAGTCGTTCGAAGAGGCCGAGAAGGGCATGTACTACGCGCAGGCCGTCGCGCGCCTGTCGCCGGATTCGAACGAGCCCGGCAAGGGCGTGGGCGACCTGTACAGCGAGGTCACGCGGGTGAACTTCGCCGAGGGGGGCCCGGGCGCGGGCACGATCGAACTGAAACTGTCGAAGCGGGTGCAGGCGCGGGACTTTCCCAAGGCCGACCGCGTGCGCGAGTACTTTCACGCCAGCCCGAAGCTCTCGGCGTTCTTCCATCGCGACGTGGTCGTGAACTGCGGCGTCATCCTGCCCAAGGACTGGTCGCAGACCGACACGAAGACCTATCCGGTGCTGTACTTCATCGGCGGGTTCGGGGGCGACCACACGTTCGCACGCCAGGTGCACGCGCTGACGAAGGGCATGGAGGGCGCCGACGACGTGATCATCGTGGTGCCCGACGCGACGAACTACCGCGGGCACAGCGTCTTCGCCGACTCGGCGAACACCGGGCCGTGGGGCGCGATGCTGGTCCAGGAACTCCTTCCGGCGATCGACCGCGACTTCGGCGGCAACGGCCGGCGGTACGTGACGGGCATCTCGTCGGGCGGGTGGTCGAGCCTGTGGCTGCAGGTGACGTACCCGGACGCGTTCGCGGGGTGCTGGTCGCACTGCCCGGACCCGGTCGACTTCCGCGACTTCCAGCGGATCAACCTCTACGCGCCGAACGCCAACATGTACCGCGACGACGCGGGCGAACGCCGCCCGCTGGCGCGCGGGCCCGGCGGGCGCACGGCGTTGTACTACGACGACTTCGTGGCGATGGAGACGGTGATGGGCCCGGGCGGGCAGATCCACTCGTTCGAAGCCGTGTTCAGCCCGAAGGGGCGCGACGGACAGCCCCGCCCGCTGTTCGATCGCACAACCGGCGCGGTCGATCCCGAGACGGCCAAGGCGTGGGAGGCGTACGACATCAACCTCGTGCTGCAGCGCACCTGGGAGCACCTGGGCCCCAAGCTCGCGGGCAAGCTGCGGGTGTACGCGGGCGAGCGGGACACGTTCTTCCTCGAGGGAGCGACGAAGAACCTGAAGCAGACGCTGGCCGACCTCGGCAGCGACGCGGAGGTCGTCGTCGTCGAGGGGATGGG